Part of the Deltaproteobacteria bacterium genome is shown below.
TGCGCGGTGTCGAAATCGGCACTGTCCTCGCCGACCGCGATCCGGAAACCCGCGCCGAACGCCATCCACCGATCGAACTCTACCGCTTGGCCATTCCGCGTCGCACATACTCCGACAATCACTTGCGTTTTGTCGCCGACACCTTCGCCGCCCTACTCCAACAACGCGACACCATCCCCGGCCTCGAAATTATCTGGGAGGCCCCAATCATGCGCCATTTTACGTGCCAATTCCGAATTCAAGGGTAACGAATCTGTATGCACCTCGTCCTCGTCGCGCCGGAAATTCCACCGAACACCGGCAACGTGGCGCGGCTCTGTGCCGCGACGAACACGCCGCTCCATTTAGTGCGGCCGCTCGGGTTTTTTCTCGATGACCGTCGGTTGCGCCGCGCGGGACTCGATTACTGGACGCATGTCGAACTCCGCATTCACGACTCGCTCGATGCGTTGTGGTCGGTGCTGCCGATCGCACGAGCGTACTTCGTCAGCACGAAGGGGACGATTCCGTATACGCAAGTGGCCTTTGCAGCCGACGATGTCTTGGTCTTCGGCAGCGAAGGCGCGGGACTGCCTGCGCCGCTCTTGGCCGCGCACCCGGACCGCACCATCACGATCCCGATGTCCGGCCCCGTTCGTTCGCTGAATCTCGCCACCGCCGCCGCGATCGTGTTGTTCGAAGGTCTGCGGCAGCAATCCCGCTGAATGCGGGGCGCATCAGAGACGGCGAGTGCGCGATTATTGCAACAGTCGGCGTCCGCTGCGAAACAACAGGGCACACGCGATAGTCGACAACAGCCAGACGGTCAGCGCGCCAAGCAGCGTGATCGGGACCGAGAGTTCGGCATGGCCGGAAAACCCGAAACGAAGCACCGTGCTAAAGTGCGAAAATGGATTTGCATACAACAACCAATGGTAGTGCGCAGGAATGTGTTCGAGAGAGAAAAAACAGCCGCTAAAAAAGAGGAGCGGAATGATGACGTAATTTTCCATCACGCCGAACGAATTCCAATTTTTATAACTACACGCGAGCAAAATGCCGATGGACGCGAACGTGAATGTCATGAGCGTCCACCCGCAGATGAACATGATCGGATGCGCCGGCGGCTGTCGAAAAAAACAGAGCATGCCGGCTCCCAGCAACAACAGCGAGACGAGCAATGCACGCAAGACGGCGGCGAACAGATTGATGACGTAGAGATGGAGGCGCGAGATCGGGGCGGCGAGCAGATATTGTAAAGTTCCTTCGATGCGTCCGACGAAGAGCGCCATGCGCGCATTACTGGCGACCACGGTGAAGGTCGCGTACAGGATCACGCCGGGGAGCACGAGCGCGATTTTCGTCGGATCCACGAAGTACAATACGGTCAGCAAGAGGAAATTGGAAAAAACCGTATTCAATATGGTTTGCAATGGGCTTTGTAGGTAACGCCATATTTCGCGTTCGAGGCAACCAACGAAGGCGCGCCGTGCGGATGCATTCATAGATCGGCTCCGGCCGCGGGAAACACGGTGCGATACGTCTGGTGCAGCACCTGCGCGGCTGTAGTGGTGTTGGGGATCGGGAGGTCGCAGGCAATGACGCCCTGCGAGAGGAACAAGGCCCGAGTGCAGAGTGTTGCCACTTCTTCGAGGTTGTGGCTCGTCAGGATAATGGTCTTGCCTTGCTCACGATGGAGTCGCCGGATCATCGTGTAGAGAGTTTCTTTCAGATCCAGATCGATCCCGGCCGTAGGTTCATCCAAGAAAATGAGATCCGGATCGTGGACCAGCGCGCGCGCGAGTTGCAGCCGCCGTTGCATGCCGCCTGAAAGGGTTTCCGGGCGGCTGTGTTGTTTCGCGTGCAGTCCCACTTCGGCGAGGATGATCGCGGTCCGCTGTGTCGCCGGCGCGCGCGCCAATCCGTTGTAGCGGGCATGGAAGCGGACCGAAGCGTCGGTCCGAAAAAACCGATCCACGATCGTTTCCTGAAAACAGGTGCCGATGCGGTGTTTGGTCTGTTCGGGATGGTCGTGGATCGAGACGCCTTCCAGCCTCATTTCGCCGCAGTCGGGACGGACGGTCCCACAGACGCACCCGATCAACGTGGTCTTCCCGACCCCATTCGGACCCAGCAATCCGACGCACTCCCCACGGGGAATGTGCATATCGAGGCCACGCAGGATATTGGCGGTGCCATAGCTTTTGGATAAGCGTTCGATCGTTAGCATGGGGTACCGTCTGTCGAGCATTCCACATGCGGCGATTCGAAATCAAGCGCCGTTCACCTGCCTCCACGGTTACAATGATTCCGATTGTGCTTTCACGCCAATTTTCGTAAGAGCGGCTCCAACAATTACGAAGGGGAGGGCGTATGGGGACGGTCGTGGTAATGCCGCAGGGGGGGGCTATGCGCTACAAGAAGCATTTGAATGTGATTTTGGGGGGCATCCTCGTGCTGATGATCCTCCTGATGATGAGTCCGTTCGTGCAGGTTGGGGCCGGGGAGCGAGGCATCGTGTTGCGGTTCGGCGCGGTGGAAGATCGCATTCTCGATGAAGGGCTGCATTTCGTGATCCCCTTCATGGAGACTGTGCAAAAAGTCGATGTCAAGATCCGCAAACTTGATGTCGAAGCGCCGTCGTATTCGCACGATACGCAAAATGTGCACACCCGGATCGCGCTGAACTATCACGTCGATGCGACGCGAGTGAACAAACTGTGGAAAGAGCTGGGGCGCGATTTCGAAGACCGGATCGTCAAACCGGCGGTACAGGAATCGGTGAAGGCGATCACGGCCCAATACACGGCCGCGCAACTGATCGAACAACGAGCCCGGGTGCGTGACGAAATCAAGGCGATTCTCCACGAACGGCTTGGGGGACGGTTTCTCATCGTCGATGAATTCTCCATCGTCGATTTCGAATTTTCCGACACGTATGAACACGCGATCGAAGAGAAGCAAGTGGCCCAGCAACAGGCGTTGAAGGCATCGAACGAATTGCAGCGGATCAAGATCGAGGCCGAACAACGCGTGGCGACGGCCACGGCGGAAGCGGAATCGATCCGCATTCAAGCGCAGGCGTTGCTGCAAAACCCGCATTTAGTCCAGCTCGAAGCGGTGAAAAAATGGGACGGCAAGATGCCGCAATACATGATGGGCGGCGAAGGCGCGTTGCCGTTCGTGAATATCACGCCGTCCCGTGAGGGATCGCGCTAATGCGTCTCGGTCGCCTGGTGCGACATGCTGGATGTGGGTTCCGATTCGTCATGTGTGTAGTTGCGCTGCTGAGTTTCGCGGCGCGGGTGGACGCCGCCAGCTTCGATCCGAAACTCAAGTGGCATCAACATAAGACTCCGCATTTCATGATCTATGCCGCGCGTTCGCTCGACGGAATCGCGCAGCGCGTCGGCCAATTGGCCGAAGAAGCGTACGCGATCTTGCCGCAAAAGTTCGACTGGAAGCCGCTCGGCCGAACGGTGGTTGTTCTCACCGACGTCCAAGATGTGGCCAACGGGCTCGCGACCGTGCTGCCGTACAACTATCTCCATCTGCGGGTCACCGCGCCGCGTCCCGACACCGCGCTGGCCAACTACGACGATTGGCTGCGCACGCTGATCATGCACGAGTTCACGCATATCATTCATATGGATCAAGCGCGGGGCGTGATGAAACTCCCGCGGTTTCTGCTCGGCAAACTTGTCTCGCCGAACGGCGTGCTGCCGGGCTGGATGCGCGAGGGCATCGCCGTGTACGAGGAAACACAACAGACGCAAGGCGGACGCAATCGCGGCAGTTTCAGCAATATGTTGATCCGCACGGCGGTGGACCAACAAAAATTCCCGAAGATCGACCAAGCCGACGGCCTCGGTTGGCGCTGGCCCGGATTCCTGCCGCAGTACATTTACGGCGGGAAATTCCTGGAATGGTTGGCGAACACCTACGGCGAAGACAAATTGATCCGCTTTCAAAAGAAGTCCGCAGCCAGTCCGCTCTTTTTCATGAACAACCTGTTGGCGAAACAGGTCTGGAAAAAGAGCTTCTACCAACTCTGGCGGGAATGGCAGGCCGAAGTCTCGAAAACCGCACAAGCCGAAATCACTGCGGTCCGCGCGGCAGGAGAAACGCCGTTGGAGCCGGTGACCGACGACGGCACGCATCTCTCCGCATTGGCGCTGTCGCCGGATGGGACGCATTTGGTCTACACGACCACCGATCCGCATCGGCCGACCGAAATTCGGCTGCGCGATCTTCGCAACGGCGAAGAACAGCGGATTCGTGCGAAGCAGGGGGCGACGCAGGCCGCGTTCGATCCGAGCGGGAATCTGATTGCGTATGCGGCGTATACGGCGAATCACGGCTATCGCTACTATTCCGATATCTTCGTGTTCGATCGGCGCGACGGCAAACTGCGCCGGCTCACGGCGAGTCGCCGCGCACAAGACCCGAGTTTCGCCCCGGACGGAAAATCGCTGCTCTATGTCGTGGAAGACGCCGGCACGCAGCGCTTGGTCCGCTACGATTTGACCACGTGGAAGGAGCAGCCGCTGCCGATTCCGCACGCGCCGTTCACGCGCTTTAGTCATCCACAGTGGTCGCCGGACGGCCAATGGCTCGCGGTGTCGTCGTGGCAAGCGGGACAGCAAGATATCTATCTCTATCGGCCGGATGGCAGGCGCGTCCAACGGATCACGAACGATCGCGCGCTCGATTTGAGTCCGTCGTGGGATCGGACCGGGCGATATCTCTATTTTTCCTCCGACCGCAGCGGGATTTCAAACGTGTACCGTTACGACATGCGCCGCCGGCGCGCGGAACGTCTGACGAACGTCGTCACCGGCCTGTTCGAGCCGCAGCCGGCGCCGGATGGCAAGACGCTGTACGCGCAGTATTATCACGGTGCTGGGTTTGGAATTCGGAAGTTGGCGATCGAAGGGGTGGCTGGTGACTGGGGGCTGGTGACTGGGGATCGGACCATGGGTCACCAATCGCCAGCCACCAGCCACCAGCCACCAGTCACGAATCCCCAATCCCCAGCCACCAGTCACCAGTCACCGCTTTCCCCGTCACCCTTCCCCAGCAAGCGCTACCACGGTTTGAGTCCGCGGCTCTTTATCCCGCGCTACTTCATTCCCGGCTTTGTCGCGACGGGGAGCGGTGTGTTGCTCAGCGCGGTGACCGGCAGCAGCGATCCGCTGCGTTGGCATCTGTGGCAAGCGGGCGGCACGTATCGAACCGATGCGAAGTATCCCGGGTATTTTTTCAATTACACGCTGAATCGCTTCTCGCCGATCATGAATTTCGGCGTACTCAATTACGCGACCGACTTCGGGAACCTGACCTTCCTGCACGCCGACGGCACGCTGCGGACCGTGCATATGTATGAAAAACGGCTGCGCGGCTATGCCGGCATCGCGGTGCCGTACAAACGCCAGATCTTTTCGCTCCAATATTTCATGGAGAATCGGGACAACATTCCGGCGCTGACGGCGGAAGAGCGCGCGTTGCTGAATCTGGACCGTTTCGCCGGATTCTCCGCGACGTATGGCTGGGGACGGCAGGAACAATATCCGGCCTCGATCAGTCCGGAAGAGGGGCATCGGTTAGTGATGAACTTCACGGTCACCGACAAGATCCTCGGCAGTAACGAACCGAACGAACAACAAATCTTCTCCGGCGATTTCCGCGAATATATCAAACTCCCGTGGCGGCATCATGTGCTCGCATTGCGCGTGAAGGGCGGCAAGACCTGGGGCGATACGCTGGTCCAAGGCACATTCGGCATGGGCGGAGCGCTCGGCGAAGGCGCGCTCGGCGGCGGGGGCGGCTTCACGTATTTCCCCTTGCGCGGACTCCCGGCTGCGGCGATGTCGCGCGCTAACGCGATGTTGATGTCCGCCGAATATCGCCTGCCGCTCGGTTCGCCGCAACGCGGGCTCGGTACCACGCCGTTCTTTTTACAAAACATCCATGCCGCATTGTTTGCCGATTTCGGGAATGCGTGGAACAACGGCGAAGACACCGGCAAATGGTTCTTCGATCGTTTTTTCCTCGGCACGGGTGTTGAACTACGCGGCGACTTCGTGGTCGGCCACGGACTCCCAGTCCAAGGTCGGCTCGGCTACGGCGTCATTGCCGTCAATCGTGGACGGCTCGGCGCCCTCACCGATTCGCTGCTCGGCAACCAAGTCAAATACGGCACCCTCATCCTCCAATTCGGCGCCCAGTTTTAATGCGGTCAAGTCGGGTTTACTCAATCGTCTCTTTGCGGACGTTGCTGCCGAGAGAGGCGCCGTTGGCATTGGTGGCCTGGACACGGTACCAGTACGTGCCGGCGCTGACCGATTCGCTGTACGTGGTGGTATTCGCGCCGACGGTCCCTACTTGGGTGTATGTGCCGGTCAGGCTGTCTTTACGGAGGATGGAAAATCCTGTCTCGTCGCTACTGTTGTCGGTCCAAATGATCGTGACCGTGCGGCCGCTGACCGCCGTCGTGGCGCTACTCGGTTCCGCCGGCACGGTGTTGAGCCGAGTGACGCGCAGCAACCGGTACGCGCCGTTGGAGAGGAGGAGGCTGTTTTGCGATAACTCCACGACGATCCACGAATAGCTGGAGATCCGCATGGGATCGCCTTCTGGTGCCTCAGAATTGGGATTGTCCGTGATGGCAATAAGCCCGCGGTTGCCGACCACTTTGAACCGTTCAAAGACGCGGGTCGGTGTCATCCCTTCATTCTCGATCCCGAAGATGCAGACATCATTCGCATCGCTGACATTTTCGTAATCAATGTCGGTGAGCGAGTGAATAGTCAAGATCCCGGTGCCTGGATTATCGACATCATCGGCTGTTTCCTCATCCCAACACTCCGTGGTCCACGTGCTGCCGACCAGGACCTCCGTGAGGTCTGGCTCGATGCGGTTGATCCGTTCATTGAGATAATCGGCGGAGACGATGTCGCCCGCTTGGAGCGACAAATCGATACCTTGGGTTGTGGAGATCGCTGCGCATGTCAGGACCATACACGTGGAAGCAAACAACCAGCGATGCGATGTGCGGCGGCCCATACCAGTCCCCCCTCGGCGAAGTATCCCACGGACTGAAAAGAGCAAATGCCTTGCCAGCGGGTGGCGCAGTAAATGTGGAAAAATGTCGGCAAGTTGCCGCGGGCGGAGATGTGTAGTGTCAGCAAATGCCTGGGTCACGGGGTACTGGATGGGGCCCTTCTCACCCGGCGGAACCGTGGGCTGTGCCTTGCCGGGGCACAAACCCGATCGCTGCGTAGACGCGATCGAGCGTTGACTGTGCGATGGCGCGCGCCCGGGCGGCGCCTTGTTGTAAGACGCGGTCCAACTCAGTGCGGTCGCGCAGCCATTGTTCGGTCCGTTCCCGAATCGGCGCGACGGCGCTGACGATCAATTCGGCGGTGTCGAGTTTCAGTGGGCCGTATTGTTTGCCCGCGTATGTGTTGACGATCTCAACCGGCGGGCGGCCCGTGATCGCCGCTTGGATGTTGATCAAGTTGCGCACGCCCGGTTTCGTTTCGTCGTAGGTGATTTCGGTACCGGAGTCAGTCACGGCGCGCTTTACTTTGCGGCGAATCACGTCGTCGCTGTCGGTGAGGCTGATGGTTCCTTGCGGATCGTCGTCCGACTTCGACATCTTCGCGGTTGGATCGCTCAAGCTCATGATCCGTGCGCCGACCGGCGGAATGAATCCCTCCGGCACGACAAAGAGATCGGTGCCATAGCGGTTGTTCATTCGGATCGCCAAATCGCGCGCCAGTTCGAGGTGTTGCTTCTGGTCCGCGCCGACCGGGACGAGATTGGTGCGATATAACAAAATGTCCGCAGCCATCAGCGCGGGATAGGTGAACAGGCCGACGGGAATGTTGGCGCCGGCCGTGGCGGATTTGTCTTTATATTGCGTCATCCGATTCAGTTCGCCCATATAACTGGCGCAGGTCAGGACCCACGCGAGTTCGGCGTGTTGCGGGACGTGCGATTGGCAACAGAGGATGGCGCGCGCCGGGTCGATGCCGGCGGCGATATAGTTTGCGGCGACGCGATACGTGTGCTCGCGCAACTGCGTCGGATTGTGGGCCACGGTGATCGCGTGCAGATCGACGACCAAAAAGATGCAGTCGTACTGCGCTTGCAACGCAACCCAGTTGTTGATCGCGCCGAGCAGATTGCCCAACGTTAAGACGTTAGTCGGTTTCACTCCGGAGAGGAGAGTCGGCATACGGACAGCTATAGAGAAACTTAGCGGTCACGGCCAGGATTTTTCACGGACGCGCGTTCAATCCGGCGCGGCAGTGGCGAGGGCGAGCAGGCGCGGCAGTGACATCGCGGCGCGCGCCGTGCAAGGGCTCAGCGAGAGGGCGGTTGCGGCGAGTCGGTGAATGAAGGCGGTCGAGCCGTCGGTGTCACGATTGTAATGCGCGAGTGTCTGTTCGTAAGCCAGCGCGAGCAAAGGATGCTCGGGATGTGCGCGGTGGGCGGCGTAGCTGTGCTCGAGCGCTTGTGAGTCGTGTTCATCCAGCATCAGCGCCAATGTGTACTCGATGTCGCCGAGCGGGGCGGGGCGGCACGGTCGGGCCAAGTCGAAGTACGTGGATGGCTGGCCGAGCGACCATGTGTTGGCGACGGCGAACATCGCGCCGGTGTCCAGATCGTTGTCGGCCAGCGGCGCGGTCATCGGATAGAGGGCAAAAAAGACGTTCAGTGCGGACGGCATCGCGATGCCGCGGAATGGCCATTGGATCAACGCGGCGACCATGCCGATTCGTGCGACGTTGCGGGCGAGCGCGGCGGTCTGCGGAGTCCAGGGCACGGTGAGCGCGCTCCACGGCTCCGCGTATTGGTGCACGATATGCGTGAGCAAATAATCTTGCAGCAACGCATCCATCGGCGATTGTTGATGGACCCGCCGTTCCGTCCCGCAGGCCAAACGCGCCGCGTTTCGCACGATATGGCGGCACGTACTGGCTTCCGCAAAAGAAGGGGTGAGAATACGGGTGAGGAGATAAAGCCCTCCCGCTACTAAGACGTAATCGGCCGGTTCGAGTCGCGAGACGCCTGTGTTGTCAGCGAGGAGTCCGAAGGCCCACAACGTCTTTCGCAGATGGCGCGCCTGTAATACTGACGAGTCGCCGTCGCGCACGGCGAGGTGGGCGATGGCCAGCGAGTTGCATGCGGTGCGAAGCCGCATCGGGGTTTCGGGCCGTCGCCCAACGATCTCCAACTTATGCAGGAGATTGAGTTCCCAATCGGCTAATGGCACGCTGCCGTGATCCGGTGGACTCCCCGGCGGAGCCGCGCCGCGACCTGCGGGCGACGACGCCCCGCCTCGGCCGGATTTGTTGGACGCGCGGTCGCCGCAGACCAGTCGGTGCCCCGGTGCGTGTGGGGTCCCCGGAAGAACGCAATGCGGAGGGCGAGCGCCGCTGGTGATGAATCGCGCCATGGTCGGGTCGGTTGCTCCTTACATCACTTGTCGGCCGGCGGCGGAAAAAAGTTGCGTGTCTCAACGTGTGGACAAAGCCAAGCCCCCCAAATACATCCGAATGGGGACAGGTACCTTCGAAGGTGCGCCAAATGGGCATCGCATGGTACCTGTCCCCACTGGGATGCAGTTGGGGGCGCAACTTTCTACGCGCGCTGCCGATGAACGGAGGCGAAGGGGTCCAAGGGAACGAGCATGCGGCGAGTGGGTTCACATGGGTTGGGAGTGCATCCGCGTATGGCAGCGCGACCGGGTGCGGTGCGGCAGGCGGACGCGGTGTATGACCACGCGCTGCGGACTGGGGGCACGGTCACGGAGGCGTGGCGCGCGGTGCGGGAGGGGCAGCATCAGATCTGCTTCGTCACTGCGGGGGATGACCCCGAGGCGGACGTCGCGGCAATGGCCACAGCGGGCACGAGTGCCGCACCGCTCACGTGGCCGCATCTCCTCGATGCGAGCGGGATTGGGAATGCGTTGGCCCAGTTAGCAGGGCGAGATGCGCAATCGGTGCAGCAATCGGTGCGTTTGGACTTGCGTCCGAAGCAAGACACTGCGGCCGTGTTGCGTGCGTTCCAGGTCGCCGCGACGACCAGTGCCAAAGTGGGGGATACGCGCGGAGCATGGCAGGCGGTCGTGGAATTGTACGATCATCAGCATACGCTGCTCGTGCGTTACGTCCCGGCAGCGGTGGACCAACCGCCCCGCTTCGAATTCCCGTTGACCGCGACGACGCAGCTGGGAAAGGCGCTCCGCGACTTCGTGCGCGGACGGGCGGAGCCACTCGGCGCTGCATACAGCGCGGAACGGATCGAGATCCTGTTGGCGGTCGAGTGCAGCGCGTTGCGCGAGCATGCGCGCCAGCAACTGCAGGAGGCCGCAACAGCAGTACTCGAACAATGCTGCGCCGCCGGATGTCAGAATGTTGTGATTCGAGACGCGACTGCAACGATGACTGCGTTGCGCGATGGTAGAATGGTTGGGCCGAGCGGAGCCCCTGTGGTTGTAGAGACGGCAGTATCTGCTGTTCCCCCGCCGACCACACCATCTGCCTCGCCGGCCTCGCTCGACCGTCAACGGATGGAAATCGCGCGTCTGCTCGATGCAAACGATCCGCCGTGGCCTGTGCCGACTCGTTTGCCCGTGCCGCTCACAGCGCGGGAACGGTGGCTCGCATACGGCGAGCCGGAGGAGTTTACCGTACCGCAAGCAGCCACGAGCGTGGCCGCAGTGGTGGGCACGATAACGGCTCGCGCGCGTACTGCCACGCGTCCGTTGAAGATCGTTTTCCCTTGTGTGTCGACGCAGGCGCTCCAGATATTATTATTAGTCAAAAGTCCGGTGCCGATCCTGATCCAGGACGGATCGAAAGTCGAGTATTGCCGATATCCGGATCGGGGCGATGTCTTGGGCGGCATCGACGTGGCCGATATTGGAGAACATCTCCACCTGACCATTTTGGCAATCGAGGCGTTGGCTACTACAAAAACAGCTGAACTGTTGCAACTGTTCCCGCTCTCGATTACGCTGACCCCGTCGCTGCTCGCGCCGACCCGCGCGCAACAGGAGTGGGCCGAGGCGATGGTCGCACGACTGGCGTTGGCTGGCTGGGGTCGAGTCGTGGTGCGGACGGACGCCGGCCAGGTGCTGGCGGCCGGGTATCACCCCATCGCAATGCCCGCCGCCTTCTGGCCCGAGCCTCTCTTTCAACGGGTCGACCCGGTCGATCCTGTCGTGGATGCAGGTGACGCGATCTTGGTTGACGGCGAGCGGATCGGGATCGAGGCGCTGCGTCGTCTGGTCGCTGCGCCGGCACGACCGATTGAGGTCTATTACACAGACCCTGAATTCCCTTCCGAAGTCGCAGCCATGTTCCCGGAATTGGAAGCGGCGCTGAGTGACGATGGGGATGTGTTGGTCAGCTTTTCTACCCCAGTGCGCCAAGTGGCCTTCGGGCGCTCGGCGATTATTCAACGCTACGCGACGCTGGCATGGGTGGTGCTGGATGCCGTCGGCGTGAAACTCAGTGCGCCCGAGGCGGTGCGTGTGGCGGAGTCGTGTCTCACGAATTTCGGGATCGAATCGTTGTCGGCACGTGGGCGGGAACTCTACTTCCAAGGTGTGCGGGGTTCCGTGGCGCAGCTGCAACAACAGCGACGGGACTTTGGTTTTGCCGTTCCATCCTTTGCGGCGCTGGCCGGGGCGCTGCGCGAGGCCTATTACGCGCTTCGTTTCGGAGATGGCCGGAGCGCACGCGAACTTTCCGTAACCCTCGATTTGACGGCCGTGTCGTATGGCTTGTTCCCGCATGTGCATCACAACGATCCGGACAAGCGCTTTCCCGCGTTTGAGCGGGCGTTGTCGAACCCACAGCCCAGCGCGGTTCCGCCAGTAGGGTTGCTCTCGTTGTTGGAACAATTCCCGCGACTCCTGCAACTGGCCGCGCGAACGTTGCAAGGCACGTGGCAGCTGCTGTTGCAGGAGGCGATTGTCGATCCGCCGAAATACGTCCGCCGCTTTGCGGGGAGGGTCTCGCGGCGCGGGACGATCGCGCTCGACAACCCGAGTGCGGCCGACGAGGCGATCCGCATCGCGCTGCTGGCACTCGCACTGCAAGAAATTCCAAACGCCACTGCACGGCAAGTCGCGCGGGCGTATCGCGCGGTGAGCGTAATCGCAGTGCCGCAGCAGAGCACACCCGCCGAGTTGGCCCGACCGCTCCGCGCGGCGCATCATCCGTGGCACGCGGCGTGGGCAGTGGCGCGCGCGGTGTTGACCGAACCTTCGTCATCGGGCGCCAGAGGGCTTTATCTTAGTGGAGTGCTGATCCGCGCCGATCTCGATCCAGTCACCGCCGCGTTACTGGACCAACTGCTCCCGCCGCCTGCTCTACGGCGCAAGGGGTAGTGTCTTCATTGATCACGGCGCACTATTTACAACGACTTCAGATAGCGTCGTACGTCGTCGTGATTGCCAATGCGGTGGAGCACGGCAGTTTTGTCGTCGAGTAGTAAGATCAGCCGCAAATCGCGGCCGCAGCGGGCCTCGAAGATGCCGCTGGGTGCAATTTGCGCAATCCGAGCCCCGCGTGTTGATGCGGCTGGCCGAAGGCGGCCGGCAGCAGCAGAATGGCGTCAAAGAGCTGTTGTCGTTGGTTCGCAGAGAGTTGGCGAACGTCTCGTTGGAATGATTCGGTGAACAGGATTTGCATATAGAGAACGGCTAGCGGATTTTTTGAAGTGCGGCCGCGGCGGCCTTTGCCGAGCGGAAGGCCTTTTTGGGACCGGCCGCAGCCTCGGTCCAGAGTCGTTTGGCCTGTCCGTCGGTTAGTGCGGGCGCAACATCGAGATCTGCCTCCGTGAGCGGGCGGATCGTCGCGACGATTTTGGAATGGCGCAACAAGACGACATCTTCTCCGGCGATCGCCGCGTCGACCAACTGATTCAACTTCGCCTTGGCCTCTTGGAGCGCAGTGAAGTACTGGAGATTGGCGACAAAGCCAGCGGCGAAGGTCGCCGCAGACTTGTATATGGTCGAAATTGTTGAATGAAATGTCATAGGCGGTCAATTGAAAGTTTGATTTTTAATTGTCACAGTGTGACGCCCAGTCCATCTCCTCAACTCCATCCTAGGGGGACAGGTACCGTCAAATGTGCGCCAAATGGGCATCGCATGGTACCTGTCCCCCTAGGATGTACTGGGAACGCAACTTTTGGCGGGTGTGGCCGATGAAGAGAGGCGAAGGGATCTCAGGGAACGAGCATGCGACGCGTCGGTTCACATGGTTTGGGAGTGCATTCGCGTGTGGGAGCGCGTCCGGGCGCGGTGCGGCATGCGGATGCGGTGTATGACCACGCGCTGCGGACTGGCGGCACGGTCGCCGATGCGTGGCGCGCAGTGCGGGAGGGGCAGCATCGGATCTGCTTCGTCACTGCGGCGGGGGAGGACCCCGGGGCGGAGGCCGCTGCGCTGGCCTCTGCGGGCAGGGTCTCGGCGCCCCTCACGTGGTCGGAGTCGCTCGGCGCAACGGGGATTGGCAATGCACTGATCCAGCTCGCCGCGCGTGAACCCGATGCGGCGCAACGGCCGGTACGGCTCACGTTGCGACCGAATCCCGGCGACGTAGTGCCGGCATTTTTCCAAGCCGTGACGACGAGCGCCAAACTCGGTGACACGCGCGGGGTGTGGCAAGCGGTCGTGGAGCTGTACGATCATCAGCGTGCATTAGTGGTTCGCTACGGTCCGGCCGTTGCGGATCAACCGCGCCGCTTTGAATTCCCGCTGACCGCGACGACGCAAGTGGCGAAGGCCTTGCGCGACTTGGTGCGCAATCGGGTGGTGCCGCTCGGCGCCGCATACGGCGCGGAACGGGTCGAGATCCATTTGGCAGTGACGCTCGACGCGTTGCGCGAACATTCGCGGAAACAATTGACAACTGC
Proteins encoded:
- a CDS encoding tRNA (cytidine(34)-2'-O)-methyltransferase, translating into MHLVLVAPEIPPNTGNVARLCAATNTPLHLVRPLGFFLDDRRLRRAGLDYWTHVELRIHDSLDALWSVLPIARAYFVSTKGTIPYTQVAFAADDVLVFGSEGAGLPAPLLAAHPDRTITIPMSGPVRSLNLATAAAIVLFEGLRQQSR
- a CDS encoding ABC transporter permease, with product MNASARRAFVGCLEREIWRYLQSPLQTILNTVFSNFLLLTVLYFVDPTKIALVLPGVILYATFTVVASNARMALFVGRIEGTLQYLLAAPISRLHLYVINLFAAVLRALLVSLLLLGAGMLCFFRQPPAHPIMFICGWTLMTFTFASIGILLACSYKNWNSFGVMENYVIIPLLFFSGCFFSLEHIPAHYHWLLYANPFSHFSTVLRFGFSGHAELSVPITLLGALTVWLLSTIACALLFRSGRRLLQ
- a CDS encoding ABC transporter ATP-binding protein, which translates into the protein MLTIERLSKSYGTANILRGLDMHIPRGECVGLLGPNGVGKTTLIGCVCGTVRPDCGEMRLEGVSIHDHPEQTKHRIGTCFQETIVDRFFRTDASVRFHARYNGLARAPATQRTAIILAEVGLHAKQHSRPETLSGGMQRRLQLARALVHDPDLIFLDEPTAGIDLDLKETLYTMIRRLHREQGKTIILTSHNLEEVATLCTRALFLSQGVIACDLPIPNTTTAAQVLHQTYRTVFPAAGADL
- a CDS encoding prohibitin family protein; this translates as MRYKKHLNVILGGILVLMILLMMSPFVQVGAGERGIVLRFGAVEDRILDEGLHFVIPFMETVQKVDVKIRKLDVEAPSYSHDTQNVHTRIALNYHVDATRVNKLWKELGRDFEDRIVKPAVQESVKAITAQYTAAQLIEQRARVRDEIKAILHERLGGRFLIVDEFSIVDFEFSDTYEHAIEEKQVAQQQALKASNELQRIKIEAEQRVATATAEAESIRIQAQALLQNPHLVQLEAVKKWDGKMPQYMMGGEGALPFVNITPSREGSR
- a CDS encoding PD40 domain-containing protein, with amino-acid sequence MRLGRLVRHAGCGFRFVMCVVALLSFAARVDAASFDPKLKWHQHKTPHFMIYAARSLDGIAQRVGQLAEEAYAILPQKFDWKPLGRTVVVLTDVQDVANGLATVLPYNYLHLRVTAPRPDTALANYDDWLRTLIMHEFTHIIHMDQARGVMKLPRFLLGKLVSPNGVLPGWMREGIAVYEETQQTQGGRNRGSFSNMLIRTAVDQQKFPKIDQADGLGWRWPGFLPQYIYGGKFLEWLANTYGEDKLIRFQKKSAASPLFFMNNLLAKQVWKKSFYQLWREWQAEVSKTAQAEITAVRAAGETPLEPVTDDGTHLSALALSPDGTHLVYTTTDPHRPTEIRLRDLRNGEEQRIRAKQGATQAAFDPSGNLIAYAAYTANHGYRYYSDIFVFDRRDGKLRRLTASRRAQDPSFAPDGKSLLYVVEDAGTQRLVRYDLTTWKEQPLPIPHAPFTRFSHPQWSPDGQWLAVSSWQAGQQDIYLYRPDGRRVQRITNDRALDLSPSWDRTGRYLYFSSDRSGISNVYRYDMRRRRAERLTNVVTGLFEPQPAPDGKTLYAQYYHGAGFGIRKLAIEGVAGDWGLVTGDRTMGHQSPATSHQPPVTNPQSPATSHQSPLSPSPFPSKRYHGLSPRLFIPRYFIPGFVATGSGVLLSAVTGSSDPLRWHLWQAGGTYRTDAKYPGYFFNYTLNRFSPIMNFGVLNYATDFGNLTFLHADGTLRTVHMYEKRLRGYAGIAVPYKRQIFSLQYFMENRDNIPALTAEERALLNLDRFAGFSATYGWGRQEQYPASISPEEGHRLVMNFTVTDKILGSNEPNEQQIFSGDFREYIKLPWRHHVLALRVKGGKTWGDTLVQGTFGMGGALGEGALGGGGGFTYFPLRGLPAAAMSRANAMLMSAEYRLPLGSPQRGLGTTPFFLQNIHAALFADFGNAWNNGEDTGKWFFDRFFLGTGVELRGDFVVGHGLPVQGRLGYGVIAVNRGRLGALTDSLLGNQVKYGTLILQFGAQF